A single window of Castor canadensis chromosome 3, mCasCan1.hap1v2, whole genome shotgun sequence DNA harbors:
- the LOC109693495 gene encoding disintegrin and metalloproteinase domain-containing protein 21-like: protein MLCPLLLWTNSFIMVAVEAGAPMRVTLVLLWLEIFLSSFSLSQSGPTQYLSSPEVVIPLKMTSKSRGAKIPGWLSYSLLFGGQRHIVHIRVKKLLLSTHLPVLTYTEQHALLEDYPFIPGDCYYHGYVDGAPKSLAVFSTCFGGFRGVLQINGLIYEIEPIRHSTTFEHLVYRLNDNETEFPHVRCGVTEKEIAYQQLEFEVAKNSALKENSSGDWWTHTWFLELVVVIDHDFFTYSQSNSSKVQEDVFLVVNIVDSMYKQLDTYVTLIGIEIWNQGNVFPMTSIDQVLQNFVQWKQIGLSQIQHDAAHIFIKSSVISILGLAYVSGICRPPIDCGVDNFQEDPWSLFANTVAHELGHSLGMQHDEEFCSCGERGCIMSAFRVPAEKFTNCSHNDFMKTTLSQGSCLHNHPRPGEIFLLKRCGNGVVEKEEECDCGSIQQCEQDPCCLLNCTLRPGAACAFGLCCKDCKFMPSGQLCRQQVNECDLPEWCNGTSHQCPDDRYVQDGSPCSGSAYCYQKQCNSHDQQCREIFGKGAKSASQNCYKEINSQGSRFGHCGIKGTVYLKCNMSDIFCGRVHCENVEAIPHLQDHSVLRHAHINGVTCWSFYQHFGTDISDIGEVKDGTTCGAGKICIHKKCVSQSVLSQACLPETCNMKGICNNKHHCHCDYGWSPPHCLHRGYGGSYDSGPTSAKRRVSLSLIMILFWSILICLLIVGLYIYWRMHSGSKDTKSHSST from the coding sequence ATGCTCTGTCCTCTTCTGCTCTGGACAAATAGCTTCATAATGGTGGCTGTGGAGGCTGGAGCACCTATGAGAGTCACTCTTGTGTTGCTCTggcttgagatttttctgtcctctttCAGTCTCTCCCAGTCTGGGCCCACCCAATACTTGAGTTCCCCAGAAGTGGTGATCCCCTTGAAGATGACCAGTAAGTCCAGGGGTGCAAAGATTCCAGGATGGCTTTCCTACAGCCTGCTGTTTGGGGGCCAGAGGCACATTGTCCACATAAGGGTCAAGAAGCTATTGCTTTCCACACACCTCCCTGTGCTCACCTACACAGAGCAGCATGCCCTCCTGGAGGATTACCCCTTCATCCCTGGTGACTGTTACTATCATGGTTATGTGGATGGGGCCCCCAAGTCTTTGGCTGTTTTCAGCACCTGTTTTGGGGGTTTTCGGGGAGTGTTACAAATAAATGGCCTCATTTATGAAATTGAGCCCATCAGGCACTCCACCACATTCGAACACTTGGTTTATAGATTAAATGACAACGAGACAGAATTCCCACACGTAAGATGTGGTGTAACAGAGAAGGAAATAGCATACCAACAATTGGAATTTGAAGTGGCTAAGAACTCAGCTCTGAAAGAAAACTCCTCTGGTGACTGGTGGACCCACACTTGGTTTCTGGAGCTGGTTGTAGTGATAGACCATGATTTCTTCACTTATTCACAAAGCAACTCATCAAAGGTGCAAGAGGATGTATTTCTTGTTGTTAATATAGTGGATTCCATGTATAAGCAGTTGGACACCTATGTGACTTTGATTGGCATTGAGATTTGGAATCAAGGAAATGTTTTCCCAATGACAAGCATAGACCAGGTTTTACAAAATTTTGTTCAGTGGAAACAAATCGGTCTTTCTCAGATACAGCATGATGCTGcccatatttttataaaaagctcAGTTATAAGTATACTTGGTCTAGCCTACGTTTCAGGAATATGTCGTCCTCCTATTGACTGTGGAGTTGATAATTTCCAAGAGGACCCATGGTCTCTTTTTGCTAACACTGTGGCCCATGAGTTAGGTCACTCTTTGGGTATGCAGCATGACGAGGAATTCTGTTCCTGTGGGGAAAGAGGTTGCATCATGAGTGCCTTCAGAGTACCAGCAGAGAAATTCACCAACTGCAGCCATAATGATTTTATGAAGACCACCTTAAGCCAAGGATCTTGTCTGCACAATCATCCAAGGCCAGGGGAAATCTTTCTGCTGAAGCGCTGTGGGAATGGTGTTGTTGAAAAAGAAGAGGAGTGTGATTGTGGATCTATACAGCAGTGTGAACAAGATCCCTGTTGTCTCTTGAACTGCACTCTGAGGCCGGGGGCTGCTTGTGCTTTTGGGCTTTGTTGCAAAGACTGCAAATTTATGCCATCAGGGCAACTATGTAGACAACAGGTCAATGAATGTGACCTTCCAGAGTGGTGCAATGGGACATCCCATCAATGCCCAGACGATAGATATGTGCAGGATGGGAGCCCCTGTAGTGGCAGTGCCTACTGCTATCAAAAGCAATGTAATAGCCATGACCAGCAGTGCAGGGagatttttggcaaaggtgcaaAGAGTGCATCTCAGAATTGCTATAAAGAAATCAACTCCCAGGGAAGCCGGTTTGGACACTGTGGTATAAAAGGCACAGTATACCTAAAATGTAATATGTCTGATATCTTTTGTGGGAGAGTTCACTGTGAAAATGTGGAAGCTATTCCCCATCTCCAAGATCATTCTGTGTTGCGGCACGCTCACATCAATGGTGTCACCTGCTGGAGTTTTTACCAACACTTTGGGACAGACATATCTGACATTGGTGAAGTGAAAGATGGAACCACCTGTGGAGCAGGAAAGATCTGCATCCACAAGAAGTGTGTCAGCCAGTCTGTCCTGTCACAAGCCTGCCTTCCTGAGACCTGCAATATGAAGGGGATCTGCAATAATAAACATCACTGCCACTGTGACTATGGGTGGTCCCCACCACACTGCCTGCACAGAGGCTATGGAGGTAGTTATGACAGTGGCCCAACATCTGCAAAAAGAAGAGTTTCCTTGTCACTAATTATGATTCTTTTTTGGTCTATCCTGATTTGTCTGCTGATTGTTGGACTTTACATATATTGGCGAATGCATTCTGGTTCCAAGGACACTAAGTCTCACTCATCAACTTAA